In Vigna angularis cultivar LongXiaoDou No.4 chromosome 8, ASM1680809v1, whole genome shotgun sequence, the DNA window ctctctctctctctctttctccctctctctctgtTCTCCATTCTCTGGTTCCTGTTGAGTAGCTCCACTCTATATGCACCTTCTACTCCTTTTTCGCTCAGTTACTCTCTTCCTTCATATCTCTTTCTACACCTTCTTCACATCCTACTCTTTATTCTGCAACCCTATATGGCTAAATGCCCCAAAACGACACCCACTCCCACCAAAACGGTGAAACCACCGTCACCACCCCACTACACCCTCCACTTCTGACGCTCCACCTTCAAGCCATGACCTCAACCACCTCAACCTCCACCGACCCCCTCCCATCAGACGACGGCGCGGCGGCCGTCAGGGCTGTCAACAAACGGTTCGAGGGGCTCCTCACTGTCCGGACCAAGGCTATCAAAGGCAAGGGAGCCTGGTACTGGGCACACCTCGAGCCCATACTCGTTCCACACCCAGACACCGGCCTCCCGAAATCAGTGAAACTCAAATGCTCCCTCTGCGACTCTCTCTTCTCCGCTTCAAACCCTTCAAGAACAGCTTCCGAACACTTAAAGCGTGGAACTTGCTCCAACTTCAGCTCCGGGTTGAGACCCGGTTCGGTCCCTTCTCCCCTCCCCATTTCCTCCATCACTCCCGGTTCGAACCGCAAAAGGGGTTCGCCTCAAATGGGTGCCACGTCACCCTCTTCTTATCAAAATCACTCCTTGGCCTTGGTCGAGTCTTCCCGCTTCGACATGGGGTACACCCCGATGCAGAACAGTAACAACAACAgcaatagtaataataataataacaacaacattATGCTCTTGCAGCATCACGGGCAGAGCCAACAGCATTTAATGTTGTCTGGTGGGAAGGATGATTTGTGTGCTTTGGCCATGTTTGAGGACAgtgtgaagaagttgaagagtCCCAAGACTTCTCCTGGTCCTGCTTTGAACAAGGACCAGGTGAATTCTGCTTTGGACTTGCTCTTCGATTGGTTCTATGAGACTTGTGGTTCTGTGTCCTTGTCTAGTCTGGAACATAGAAAGTTTCAGGCTTTTTTGGGCCAGGTTGGGTTGCCCGCCAATTTGAGGAGGGAGGTTTCTGGGGGGAGGCTTGATGCTAGGTTCGGGGAGGCCAAGGCTGAGTCCGAGGCTAGGATTAGGGACGCCATGTTTTTTCAGTTGGCGAGTGATGGGTGGAAAAGTGGGGGTTTGTTTAACTTTAACTCGTGTTGTGGTGGGGGGGAGAGTTTGGTGAAGTTTGTGGTGAATCTCCCCAATGGGAGTAGTGTGTTTCAGAAGGCTGTGTTCACTGGTGGAGTGGAGAATTCTAAGTATGCCGAGGAGGTTTTGTGGGAGATGGTTACTGCTGTTACTGGGAGTGTTGTCCACAGGTGTGTGGGGATTGTCGCAGATAAGTTCAAGGCGAAGGCGTTGAGGAACTTGGAAGCGCAGCACCATTGGATGGTGAACACTTCCTGCCAGCTTCAGGGGTTGGTTAGCTTGATCAAGGATTTTAACCGCGAGTTGCCGCTTTTCAGGTCTGTGATTGAGAATTGCTTGAAGGTTGCGAATTTTATGAACAGTGAGTCGCAGGTGAGGAGTCTTTTCCTCAAGTGCAGGGTGCAAGAGATGGATTGTGGCGGCCTAATTCGCGTGCCTTCACCCAAATGTgatccgttgaagaattttcAACTGGTGTTTCCTATGTTGGAGGACATTTTGAGCTGTGCCAGAGTGATTCAGATGGTTGTGATGGAGGATGGGTTTAAGGTGATGTGTATGGAAGATACGCTAGTGAGGGAGGTTGCAGGGATGGTGCAGAATGAGGGGTTTTGGAACGAGTTGGAGGCGGTTTATTCACTTGTGAAGCTTGTTAGAGGGATGGTGCATGATGTCGAGGCTGAGAGGCCATTGATGGGTAGGTGCTTGCCTCTTTGGGAGGAGCTGAGGAGCAAGGTGAAAGAGTGGTGTGGGAAGTTCAACATTGTGGAAGGACCTGTGGAGAAGATAGTTGAGAAGAGGTTTAGGAAGAATTATCATCCTGCTTGGGCAGCAGCGTTTATACTTGATCCACTTTACTTGATTAAGGATGCAAGTGGAAAGTATCTTCCTCCTTATAAGTGTTTGACGCGAGAACAGGAGAAGGATGTGGACAAGTTACTGACGAGGCTGGCTTCGCGAGAAGAGGCTCATGTTGTGTTGATGGAGCTAATGAAATGGAGGTCAGATGGTCTTGATCCGCTTTATGCACAGGCTGTTCAGATGAAGCAGAGGGATCCGGTGACAGGGAAGATGAAAGTTGCAAATCCACTGAGTAGTAGACTTGTGTGGGAAACATGTTTGAGTGAGTTTAAATCCTTGGGGAAGATTGCAGTGAGGCTTATTTTTCAGCACGCGACTTCATGTGGGTTTAAGAGTAATTGGTCTTTTATGAGGAAATTTTCAGCTAATAAACAGTCAAGAGTTGCCTTGGAAAGGGCTCAGAAAATGATTTACATTGCAGCTCATGCCAAGCTTGAAAGGAGAGACTTTTCCAGTGAGGAAGAGAAGGATGCAGAGCTGTTTGCCATGTCTGGTAGTGAGGATGGCATGCTGGCTGAAGTTTATGCTGATGCTCCCTTAGTGTAATGTGCTTTTTTTCAACTCTTATAGAATTGTGTAATTTTAGGATTTATCAGATTCTTTCTACAACTCTTCTATTATTCCCTTACATCTAGTTGAAAATTTTTCATGACTTTGGGGTTGAAACAGAAGGAATATTAGAAGGGACCAAAAAAAGCATGTTGTTAGTGACCGTGTTATGATCAGCTTTGATTCTAATGAATCATCAATCTTTTTTCCAGTAATTATTTTGTACTTTTAGGGTTTGTAAAGGAGGAGGTCTTGCTCTTTTATCAGCATAACAACAATCCAGGAAAGGAGCAAGACGAATGTCATGTCCCAAAAATTTTGCTAGTTATTTTGTAATGAGAATGATTATTGAATCCTAATTCTAATATCATTCTACAACTTAAAAAGATGCGCTTCATTAACGAATGTGTAAAGTTTGCCTTAATGAAAAACACCTTGTTTACAAACTTCCTCTCATGTGAAAAACTCCTAATTCCTCTTCTACTTGTTCTTCCGCTTCATTTTCTGCTGGTCAAGTACTGGACTagaagcatttttcattctcatGGAACTAGCTTCAGGATAtgattaatttctttattaatttcatcatttaaCTATTGACATTGATATGATATAAAGCACTCATgcaaaatctttaaaaattcaaaagcaAACTGAATTTTATGGTCtgtatgaaaaattattaaaaaacaagaGGAAAGCCTATATCTAGAGcaaagtttttgttttctcaacGAAAACAACGTTTATATATGACATCATGGGGTGTCATTAACGTGTTTTCTTCACCTGAAGGGGGAAAAAGACACTACAAATAGTCCATGgaattttgattatatatcTCAATTGATAGTTCATGTCTTGATATGCCATAACACAATACATAGTCTATAGATTCAGCTTGCCACACCAATTTGTGTGATTGAATAGAATAGGATGAATTATCATACTGTTTGACCACCTGATTTCCATCACATCCAAAGACTTTAATGCTCCAGTTTAGTTCTAAACTGAGTTGACCAAAGAACAAAAGGTGTCTCACTGCTTTCTGCAAACTGCCTGATGTAGAAGTTTCAGTTTCTCGTAGGGTCTAGCAAGATAAAGAGTTTCCCTTCATGTTTCCTGATTTTTAAAACCACTTTGGCGTGGACCATATAGTTGTTGGACTTATCCCAACTACTCTTATTTTGTGTGTTCTAGtaacaaagaaaataacataattctCAATTATATCTTATCAATTGGCATTAACCATTAAGGTCCATCATGCTGTTACAAACCAGTGAGCCACTAACTGAGCACAGTTAGTTCACTTTCAAGTAAATTTCAACTTCCAAGCTGTAAGGACAGCATTTCTATTCTAACGGTATATGTTGTTCCTTGGTCTCTCTCTTTCATAGGGCAATTGATGCATGTGAGAGCCTTTAGAGGAAAGTGGAAACATATATTTGGCCGTTATTTGGCCTCACCTTTGAAAACTGATTCAATTTTTGGCGTCTTCTGTTCTCATATCACTGCACAAAATTGTCACAAGTCAGGCCCCTTaatctaatttatattattttcatgagTGGAAAGAGAAAACATGGCTGAGGCTATCTCCACATCTGTTCCTAGTCATGTTTCACCACAACTAGAGACCGCATCCGCATGGTTAGTCATCACAAAAATGGGAGCACTATAATACCATAccaaattaataacaaaaagtATCTGATGACATTTATGATGTTTCTTCATGATGGAGGCAATCTCAAATGATATGGTGTGTCCTCCTGCCACTAGATGCTCTCATGAATAGGGAGTTAAGTTGCTAGAAATGTTACACTTAAATAGGAGTTTCCCAGAATTTGAATGTTACTTTTTGTGCAGAGTTGGAATGGCTTGAAGCAGTAGTAGGGTGGCAAAGCCAACATGGTTTTAACGTTTGTCAACCTCGGAAGAAGATAAGAATCTTTGTATCCGTAGAAGCATTTCTCATAGATAATCTGGCATATCTCCTGGTGTGTTTGTTTACTACAAAATGATTAGGCCCACAATGGAGAGTGGATATCCATGTCAAAGGGTGTCATGGTCAAAGGAGAGTGAGGTATGAGTGGCCTTCCTTCACATCAATCCACACACTGTTTCTCtccctatatatatattatgtttgtgaatattattattgtttttgtttagcaAATGTCCCACAAGCTTTGGTAACTTTCCTTTtgaaacatttatttttgtgataatttatttgttaatggGGCCTTGTTTTCCATGTTTATCTCAAtgttgaaaattggaattttgCAGAATTAACCGTTTAGGTTGCCATGATTGCTAAAAAGGCCTGGAAAAAAGGTTGAAACAAGGAGTGTGGcctaaaaaaatggaaaaggaAGAGACCTGTCGGTATGAGAAGTTACATGATATGGTTGAGAGGGTTATTGCAATATGCAGACTAAATTTTATTGGAGCCATGAACAGAAGGTTGGTGATTCAAGGGTTCTGGTGGTGATGAAATTGCATATCATTTTTCACCCTTCTTGTCAGTCACATGCACATGACAccctttttgttgtttttgttgtcaTCATActataaatttcataataaaattatgcaaCTGAAATCTGAGATACTGTCAACCTGATGCAAGCACAACAGTTTCCTAGTCAATAATTAATACAACTTCTGCCTCTATTCCGTGCAAATAGAACTTCTGCAGATCATGGAATTCTGACATCTAAGTTgggtaaaatttgttttaacagtatttattttgatataattgatttttgaaCCACTAAAATGTATATTCACATTAATCTTCACTATAGATTTTATATCAGAACGGTTGTACAGTGAGTGGAATTTATTCTTAGTGTAAATCAAAGATGCTCAAATccatataagaaataaataaattggtaTGTTAAGCAATTTCTCTACAATAGATTTTTTAGTACCAAGGCAATCTcttgcttatatatatatatatatatatatatatatatacacatcaaatgacaattttgaaaacGCTTGACTAGCATGAGAAATAAAAAGCCActaaatcttatttaaaaaataaaaattttaaaaaagtgtaaaTGATTTTGTAAGTTGTCATTTACTATaaatttatatctttatatggTTGTACGgtgtaataataatagtaaacaTAATTCGAAGAGAAATTATTGTATCAGTACAGAATTTATATGCATAATGAAGTAAAAGTTGAAGATGCATTAAAACGATAATAACCAAAGACAGCAGAATTGGTACTGAAGTTATTTTAAACCTGTGATTGGTTATGTTCATAGATACTGCTGCTACATGAACGACGACTCTAGTACTATATTCCATAATAAATCATGCCACAATGTGTCCTTTTACTGCACGTACAACAGCTTGAAACTAGCATCAATATAGCCACCCCTTTTATCTACTAACTTTTCTCCATCCTTTTTCATCATGAACCTATTCTCTTACATGTTATGAAGTAGTACCTCTCAAAAAGCCTCAACCATTTAACTCATTTTAGACTGTATATTTAACTGCACTCAATTATATACTGAGTTCACTGTTTTTGCATTGTAGCATACTGGTAATTTTTACTGATAtgtatatgtttaatttaagtATCTTCACCCACCTCAAGGGAAGAAATAATGAAAGTTTCTGTAGCTCCTTAATGACTGACTAAAAGTCAAACATGGTTGTAAATGAAAAAGTTATGTGGCTGGCTGAACTCATTAGTAGTGCAGGGTGCTGTGTTGCTGATTTCTTCAGAACTGATTTATCTTTCTACTCAATTTGGTGTAGTGACAGTGGATCATGTCGGCAATGGCAAGCAATTCTGACTGCTGACCAACTAAAAGGAAAAgaccctttttttattttctctttttctttttaatttatatttttttcccttttgctTGATGTAtggtataatttcatttttcattccaGTCTGGTTGTTCTTGTATAGGAGAGGAGGATGTTATGATTGGCATAGGACAAAGCCATCTTTTTACAAGAATCTTGACACTTTCAATGTTCCCCCATGattaatctttctttttaatgtcTCTCTCCTTTTACATCCCACTAAACAAAACCCAAAGATACATTCTTTTTACCTGATAATTTATGTTATGGACTTGCATTTTCATTCATCAATCTTATTGATTCATTAACATAGGAATTAACATAGGAATTAAGAAAGAGTTCTAGTTCTTCCCCTTACCATGATACATCTCCTGGTTCTGAGAGTAACAAAACAATATTCCCTTTCTTCTGTAACCCAAAACAGTGTGAACTTTATCAATATCTGAACATatgtaaatgaataaaaagtaCATGTAAAGTTTTCCATATGGTAAAGATGATGTAAAATTTTAACAAGAAAAGATTCATCCTCATCTTGATCAAAGATTGAAATAAATAGCTAATGGTTTAACTTTTACTACCTTGGATTAGGTGATTTAATATTCTGATTTTGCAAATACACTGTTGTTCTCACAGAAAAGTGTAAACCCTAATCTGAGAAGGAATATTTTGGAGGTGATTTGAGAAACAGTTGATATTCCCTCCTTTGCCTTGTTGATTGTCTTTTTGATGCCAATCAGCTAACTAACCATGTAAAGTTTAACCTTTGGTAGTATTTTGGTAGATTTGAAATTTGGAGACTGTGATGATGACAATGATTACATGTTAATCAATTCTTCTCCTATGAAAATGTGGACTGTGCAACAATGATTACACATTAATCAATTCATCTTCCATATCTCAAAATCTTGACCCTTGGATTCAAGATCCATGGCTTTGCTTGCTACATACCAACTTGCCCTACCAACCCCATACACAAGGTAGTAGAAACAATTTGTGTAATAATGTAAAGCACATATTATTCCTTGTTTTTTAGGGCAAAGCAATCATAACAATGTTATAGACATGTTGGTAGAATAGAAAAGAGGACAACAAAAACCACATATTATCAATACTTGAGGGTGGAGTTACCATAGTATTATTTACAACTCTATTCTATAATAgtaaagttaaaagaaaatataaatttatatttattttaatttgtaatattatagataaactcttattttatgtttgtttttagcTAAAAGGGTTTAACCTAAagttaatttacatttaaaaagtGATTAAGTAGTGGATCACGTGAGCACACACCTATGACCTTCTAGGTATTTCTCTTTAGGttaggtttttctttttatttggatttttCTGTTTTGCCATATTTCTGACAAAAGAGTATTTCATGGTCTTAAAATTCCATGTTTCgttatttcaataaaaagagTGTAAACCACTTAATTAGACTGAATTTAGTGGGAAGAAAAAATGACCCaagtaattgaaatattttgttggtcgaactatatttattttttg includes these proteins:
- the LOC108345775 gene encoding uncharacterized protein LOC108345775, translating into MPQNDTHSHQNGETTVTTPLHPPLLTLHLQAMTSTTSTSTDPLPSDDGAAAVRAVNKRFEGLLTVRTKAIKGKGAWYWAHLEPILVPHPDTGLPKSVKLKCSLCDSLFSASNPSRTASEHLKRGTCSNFSSGLRPGSVPSPLPISSITPGSNRKRGSPQMGATSPSSYQNHSLALVESSRFDMGYTPMQNSNNNSNSNNNNNNNIMLLQHHGQSQQHLMLSGGKDDLCALAMFEDSVKKLKSPKTSPGPALNKDQVNSALDLLFDWFYETCGSVSLSSLEHRKFQAFLGQVGLPANLRREVSGGRLDARFGEAKAESEARIRDAMFFQLASDGWKSGGLFNFNSCCGGGESLVKFVVNLPNGSSVFQKAVFTGGVENSKYAEEVLWEMVTAVTGSVVHRCVGIVADKFKAKALRNLEAQHHWMVNTSCQLQGLVSLIKDFNRELPLFRSVIENCLKVANFMNSESQVRSLFLKCRVQEMDCGGLIRVPSPKCDPLKNFQLVFPMLEDILSCARVIQMVVMEDGFKVMCMEDTLVREVAGMVQNEGFWNELEAVYSLVKLVRGMVHDVEAERPLMGRCLPLWEELRSKVKEWCGKFNIVEGPVEKIVEKRFRKNYHPAWAAAFILDPLYLIKDASGKYLPPYKCLTREQEKDVDKLLTRLASREEAHVVLMELMKWRSDGLDPLYAQAVQMKQRDPVTGKMKVANPLSSRLVWETCLSEFKSLGKIAVRLIFQHATSCGFKSNWSFMRKFSANKQSRVALERAQKMIYIAAHAKLERRDFSSEEEKDAELFAMSGSEDGMLAEVYADAPLVVGMA